Within Chloroflexota bacterium, the genomic segment GGGGGGCGCGGCGTGGCTCTCGGTGGTAGGGGCTGCGCTGGCCGCCTCGCTGGAACTCTGGCTGAGCGGCACCGTGGCGCTGGCCGTTGTGGTTCCGGCCATGGTGGGTGTCCACGCCGTCATCGGCATCGGAGAAGCCATCATCACCGTGGCCGCGCTGAGCTTTGTGCAGCGCACCCGCCCCGACCTGCTGGAAGATACGGCGCCCCAACCCGTTGCCCGAGGCTGGATTGCCGCGGGATTGCTGCTTTCTCTCGGAGTCATTCTGCTGGCGCCGTTGGCTTCCACCAATCCCGACGGGCTGGAAAGGGTAGCCCACAACTTAGGCTTCCTGAACCGGGAAGCCCCGCCGCCGGTGCACCTCCTGAGCGACTACACCCTGCCTTGGCTAAGTCATACGCCCTGGTCCACCATCCTCGCCGGGGTCATTGGCGTCGCGGTGGTGACCGCCCTGGCCTTCGGCATCGCTAAAGCCCTGCGACGAACAGCGTGAAAACCCTCTCCTCGCCTTGCGCGCCCCCGCAGGAAGCCCCATCCATCCCCAGGGGGCGCGACCCGCGACTGAAAGTCGTCTGGACCCTGGCTTTTATCTTATACGCCCTCGCACTCCCCGATGGGCAATGGGGTGTCTTTCTTTTAAGCGCCGTCGGGCTGGGCGGGGTGGCGATGCTCAGCGGCGTCCGCTGGACGGCAATGCTTCGCCGCGCCCAGGTGGCTTTGCCGTTTGCGCTGGCCGCCGTTTCTACCGCGTTCATCTGGCCAGGGCGGCCGTGGATGACCTTCCACCTGGGAGGCTGGACGCTCACAGTGACCGTCGAAGGGGGGATTCACTTCTTGAGCATCCTCTTACGCGCCTGGTTGGCCGCACAAGCCATCGCCCTGCTGGGATTGACCACCCCCTTCCCGCAATGGCTATGGGCCTTCCGCCGCTTAGGCATGCCCGCCGAACTGACCACCATGCTGCACCTGATGTACCGTTACCTGGCCGTGCTCACCGCCGAGACCCTGGGCCTTCAGCGTGCCCGCACCGCCCGGCAGGCTGCGCCGCTGCCGGGGAAGCGCCCCCCCGGCCTTTTGTGGCAGGCCCGGGTAACCGGCCACATGGCGGGCCAGCTTTTCCTGCGCAGCCACGCGCGCGCCGAACGCGTCTACCAGGCCATGTTGGTGCGGGGCTACCGCGGCGATTGGCCCATGTCATCCAACCGCCGCCTGACCGCCTGGGACTGGCTGCTGGGGGTGCTGGGCGTGGCATTCCTGTTGCTCATCGAAGGACTTGTGCACCGATGAATCGCACCGAACTTCGCTCCTCGCTTGCCCCCACATCACCACTGCTTTCCACTTCCCCCCTCATTCGCATTCAGGGGCTGACGTTCCGCTACGGCGACGACGCCCCCGCGCTCGTCAACATCAACCTGACCATCGCCGCCGGGGAAAAGGTTGCCGTGGTGGGGCCTAACGGCTCTGGAAAAACCACCCTCTTGTTGCACCTCAACGGCCTCCTGCAGGGGGAAGGGCTGGTCGAAGTCGGTGGGCTTCCCGTTGCCAGGCCCCACCTCCCGGCCATCCGCGCGCTGGTAGGCCTGCTGTTTCAGGACCCCGATGACCAGTTGTTTTCGCCCACGGTGTATGAAGACGTCGCCTTTGGCCCACTTCAGCAGGGGCTCTCCCCTGAAGAGGCCCAGCAGCGGGCATGCGCCGCTCTCGAGCAGGTTGGGCTTAGCCACCTGGCGCAGCGCGCGCCCTACCGCCTCAGTGTCGGCGAAAAGAAGCGCGCCGCGCTGGCCACGGTGCTGGCCATGCAGCCCCAAATCCTTGCCCTGGACGAGCCCACCGCCAACCTCAACCCGCGCGCACGGCGGCAGTTGATCGCCCTCTTGCGGGAACTCCCCCAAACCATGCTGGTCGCCACGCACGACATGCAACTGGTGGCGCGCGATTTCCCCCGCACGGTAGTGATGGATGAGGGGCGCATCATCGCCGACGCGCCCACCGAAGAAGTGCTGCACGACCGCGCCTTCCTGGAAGCCCACGGGCTGGAACCACCTTGCTTGCCTGAACAGGCATAGCCGCCCAACGCTGCCTTGGGGCAGCACGAAGCCGCCTTGACGTTCGGCCTCATACAGTAACCGTTTTATCTTAGGTTGACAAAATAGTGTTAGGACTTTCGCTCAGGCGGGTTGAAAAGCCTTGATGGTAGAGTTACGGAATGTAGTGGGCCCCCAAAATTGGACACCAAATCAGGGGGCTGAAGCAATTTTCTCCTCAGCCCGCTTTACCAGCCAAGCCGCCTCAAGCCCCGCGGGCGTGAGATAGCCCAACGACGAGTGAATCCGCTGGTGCTGATACACTTCTTCCAGGAATCGCCCCATCTGCTGTCGGGCATCGCTCAAGTCCCTGTAATCCGATAACGCCACCTCCTCTTCTTTGATCATCCGCATCAGCCGCTCTGCATAGCCGTTCTCCTCCGGCATTCCCGTGCCTGCCATGCTGATATGAACGCCATGTTCCTCCAGAGCCGCTACATAAGCCGTCGCCGCATACTGCACCCCCTGGTCGCTGTGGTGAATTTCAGGCACATGGGTTGCCACGGCCTGCTCCAGCGCTGTCAGGGTCAGTTGCTGGTCTAAATGACGGCTCAAGGCCCAGCCACGGATGCGGCGAGTAAACACATCCATAATCACCGCCAGGTACACAAAGCCTTGTGCCAGGCGAATGTAGGTAATATCGGACACCCAAACCTGGTCGGGCCGTTGCACCTGCAACCCTTTCACCAGGTTGGGGTAACGCTGGTAGCCGTGTTGGCTTTGCGTGGTGCGCACTTTACGCTTCTTGACTGCTTGCAGCCAGCCTTTTTGGCGCATCACCCGTTGTACCCGCTTGCGGCTGACCTGCATCCGGTAAGGCGCACGTCGCAGTTGGGCAGTGACGCGCCGTGTACCGTAAGTTGGAAAGGTACCCAGGATGTCCAGAATGGCCCTGGCTAAGGCCGTGTCATCAGGCGGTGTGGGACGGTGGTAGTAGGTGCTCCGCGGCAGGCCAAGCACCTCGCAGAGCATAGCCACGGGATAGCCATGGGCTTGATGAAGATACTCAATCATCACTCGCTGCCTTCCCCGGTCAAGCCCAGCATGAGCGAGGCTTTTTTTGCCCTTTCCAGTTGCAAGGTCAGCCGGCCCACCATGCGATCCAGTGCCTGGATCCGGATTTCAGCCTGTTGGCGCTCT encodes:
- a CDS encoding cobalamin biosynthesis protein CbiM; the protein is MHIPDGFLSIHVALLLWAVSAAFLALALRQSRKTLGERQVPLMGIMAAFIFAAQMFNFPIPGGTSGHLLGGVLAAILLGPWGGMLTMTAVIMVQGILFQDGGLVSMGANLFNMGILTTLIGTAIYRLGAHRSQRVKMLLAGGAAWLSVVGAALAASLELWLSGTVALAVVVPAMVGVHAVIGIGEAIITVAALSFVQRTRPDLLEDTAPQPVARGWIAAGLLLSLGVILLAPLASTNPDGLERVAHNLGFLNREAPPPVHLLSDYTLPWLSHTPWSTILAGVIGVAVVTALAFGIAKALRRTA
- the cbiQ gene encoding cobalt ECF transporter T component CbiQ, with the translated sequence MKTLSSPCAPPQEAPSIPRGRDPRLKVVWTLAFILYALALPDGQWGVFLLSAVGLGGVAMLSGVRWTAMLRRAQVALPFALAAVSTAFIWPGRPWMTFHLGGWTLTVTVEGGIHFLSILLRAWLAAQAIALLGLTTPFPQWLWAFRRLGMPAELTTMLHLMYRYLAVLTAETLGLQRARTARQAAPLPGKRPPGLLWQARVTGHMAGQLFLRSHARAERVYQAMLVRGYRGDWPMSSNRRLTAWDWLLGVLGVAFLLLIEGLVHR
- a CDS encoding ABC transporter ATP-binding protein: MNRTELRSSLAPTSPLLSTSPLIRIQGLTFRYGDDAPALVNINLTIAAGEKVAVVGPNGSGKTTLLLHLNGLLQGEGLVEVGGLPVARPHLPAIRALVGLLFQDPDDQLFSPTVYEDVAFGPLQQGLSPEEAQQRACAALEQVGLSHLAQRAPYRLSVGEKKRAALATVLAMQPQILALDEPTANLNPRARRQLIALLRELPQTMLVATHDMQLVARDFPRTVVMDEGRIIADAPTEEVLHDRAFLEAHGLEPPCLPEQA
- a CDS encoding IS3 family transposase; translation: MIEYLHQAHGYPVAMLCEVLGLPRSTYYHRPTPPDDTALARAILDILGTFPTYGTRRVTAQLRRAPYRMQVSRKRVQRVMRQKGWLQAVKKRKVRTTQSQHGYQRYPNLVKGLQVQRPDQVWVSDITYIRLAQGFVYLAVIMDVFTRRIRGWALSRHLDQQLTLTALEQAVATHVPEIHHSDQGVQYAATAYVAALEEHGVHISMAGTGMPEENGYAERLMRMIKEEEVALSDYRDLSDARQQMGRFLEEVYQHQRIHSSLGYLTPAGLEAAWLVKRAEEKIASAP